Part of the Synechococcus sp. HK01-R genome is shown below.
AGGGAGCGAGCCACTTCTCACCGGTGCGGGTGGAGGGTCAGGCTGGAGGTGGCCGGGGTGAGGATCTGTTCCAGCTCGGGGAAGAGCTGGTGGGGGTGCAGCCGCTTCAGGTGCAGGCCCTTCTGGAAGCGGAGATCATCAGCTTTCTCGATCAGCTGGAGGGACCAGCGTTGCCCTCAGCGCCGCCAGCAGAGACCAGGGTCCTGCATCGCCGGATTGGTGAGCTGCATCTGCATCGACTCGATCGCGGTGGTGCAGCCCGTTTGCTCGCTCAGTAGCGAACCCTCGGATCCAGCAGCGCCACCAGAAGATCCACCAGCACGCTCACCATCACCACCAGGGCAGCCACGACCACCACAATCCCTTGCACCACCGGGTAATCGCGCTGGTTGATGCTTTCCTGCAAACGCAGGGCGATCCCCGGCCAAGAGAAGGTCACTTCGATCAGCAGGGCGCCACCGATCAGCGAGGCCACAGTGATTCCGGCGATGGTGAGGACGGGCAAGAGGGCATTGGGCAGGGCGTGCCGCAGCACCACCTGTGCTTCGCTCAGCCCGCGACTGCGGGCCGCTTCCACGTAATCGGAGCGAAGGGCACGGCGCAGGTTCAGGCGCAGGGCGTTGGTGAACACGCCACTGAGCAACAACCCAAGGGTGCAGGCGGGTAACACCAGGTGGCGCAGGGCGCCCTGCAGCGCTGCCCAATTGCCACTGCTGAGACTGTCGAGGATCAGAAAACCGCTGCCGCTCGGTGGCACAAGGCTGGGGGGGAAGCGGCCGCCCACCGGCAGCCATCCCAGGATCACGGCAAACAGCAGCTGCACCAGCATCGCCACCCAGAAGGGTGGAAGTGCATAGGTGCCGATCCCGTAAAAGCGTCCGGCGAGATCGAGCTTCCCCTCGGGGCGGGCAATGCCGCTGAAGCCAACGGCCAGGCCGCTCACGGCCGCGATCAGTAGGGCGGTGAGACTGAGTTCCAGGCTGGCGGGCAGCGCCTTGGCAATGATCTGCCCCACTGGTTCCTGGTTGATCAGCGCCTGGCCCAGGTCGCCGTGGAGGAGACCTTGAAGAAAGTCGAGGTATTGATGGCTGAGGGGTAGGTCGAGCCCCAAGCGTTGGCGGAGCAAGGCCTTGGCTGCCGCTGGGGCTCGACTGCCGAGCACAGCATCGACAGGATCGCCAGGGGCAACTCGCAGCAGCAGAAACACCAGACTGGCGATCAGCCAGAGCATGAGAGGCGCCAGGGCGAGGCGTGTGGCGCAGTAGCGCAGTAGCTCACGACCCCGTGCCATCAGAGTCCCCTCGCCTGAGCGGAGCGTTTCTTGAGTTGGGAGA
Proteins encoded:
- a CDS encoding ABC transporter permease, which gives rise to MARGRELLRYCATRLALAPLMLWLIASLVFLLLRVAPGDPVDAVLGSRAPAAAKALLRQRLGLDLPLSHQYLDFLQGLLHGDLGQALINQEPVGQIIAKALPASLELSLTALLIAAVSGLAVGFSGIARPEGKLDLAGRFYGIGTYALPPFWVAMLVQLLFAVILGWLPVGGRFPPSLVPPSGSGFLILDSLSSGNWAALQGALRHLVLPACTLGLLLSGVFTNALRLNLRRALRSDYVEAARSRGLSEAQVVLRHALPNALLPVLTIAGITVASLIGGALLIEVTFSWPGIALRLQESINQRDYPVVQGIVVVVAALVVMVSVLVDLLVALLDPRVRY